Proteins encoded within one genomic window of Halomonas sp. YLGW01:
- the rng gene encoding ribonuclease G — translation MSGEVLINLTPMETRVAVVENGVLQEAFIERSGRRGIVGNIYRGKVVRVLPGMQAAFVDIGIERAAFIHAHEVMAPHTPPDQQVSISQLLQEGQPLVVQATKDPIGSKGARLTTHLSVPSRYLVYMPDSPHNGVSQRIEDEGERERLRQLTEACQAEQEIEVTGGFIIRTAAEGVSRDELFADMHFLLRLWRKVSERKHTAGIPSVIYDDLPLFIRTLRDVMRDEIERVRIDSRENYQKLVEFAGEFMPGSESRIEYYPGERPIFDLYSVEDEIQKALGRKVQLKSGGYLVIDPTEAMTTIDVNTGGYVGHRNLEETIFKTNLEAATAIARQLRLRNLGGIIIIDFIDMEDPEHQRQVLRMLEKSLERDHAKTKCTGVTELGLVQLTRKRTRESLEQTLCEACPVCHGRGTLKTPESVCYEIFREILREDRAYSAETYMVLAAQAVVDRLLDEESSSVADLEVFIGKTIRFQVEAHYSQEQYDIVLM, via the coding sequence ATGAGCGGCGAAGTACTGATCAATCTGACGCCCATGGAAACGCGCGTGGCCGTGGTCGAGAACGGCGTCCTGCAGGAGGCCTTCATCGAGCGCAGCGGGCGGCGGGGCATCGTCGGCAATATCTATCGGGGCAAGGTGGTGCGGGTGCTGCCCGGCATGCAGGCCGCTTTCGTCGATATCGGCATCGAGCGCGCGGCCTTCATCCATGCCCACGAGGTGATGGCGCCCCATACTCCGCCCGATCAACAGGTGTCGATCAGCCAGCTGCTCCAGGAAGGCCAGCCGCTGGTCGTCCAAGCCACCAAGGACCCGATCGGTTCCAAGGGCGCGCGGCTGACGACTCATCTGTCGGTGCCCTCCCGCTACCTGGTCTACATGCCGGATTCGCCCCATAACGGCGTCTCCCAGCGCATCGAGGATGAAGGCGAGCGGGAGCGGCTGCGTCAGCTGACCGAGGCCTGTCAGGCGGAGCAGGAGATCGAGGTCACCGGCGGCTTCATCATCCGCACCGCCGCCGAGGGGGTGAGCCGAGACGAGCTCTTCGCCGACATGCACTTTCTGCTGCGGCTGTGGCGCAAGGTCAGCGAGCGCAAGCATACCGCCGGCATTCCTAGCGTGATCTACGACGACCTGCCGCTGTTCATCCGCACCCTGCGAGACGTGATGCGTGACGAGATCGAGCGGGTGCGCATCGACTCCCGGGAGAATTACCAGAAGCTGGTCGAGTTCGCTGGCGAGTTCATGCCCGGCAGCGAGTCGCGCATCGAGTATTACCCCGGCGAGCGGCCGATCTTCGATCTCTACAGCGTCGAGGACGAGATCCAGAAGGCCCTGGGGCGCAAGGTACAGCTGAAATCGGGGGGCTATCTGGTGATCGATCCCACCGAGGCGATGACCACCATCGACGTCAACACCGGCGGCTATGTCGGCCATCGCAACCTCGAGGAGACGATCTTCAAGACCAACCTCGAGGCCGCCACGGCGATCGCGCGCCAACTGAGGCTAAGAAACCTCGGCGGCATCATCATCATCGACTTCATCGACATGGAAGATCCCGAGCATCAGCGCCAGGTGCTGCGCATGCTCGAGAAATCGCTGGAGCGCGATCATGCCAAGACCAAGTGCACCGGCGTCACCGAGCTGGGCCTGGTGCAGCTGACTCGCAAGCGCACCCGGGAGAGCCTCGAGCAGACCCTGTGCGAGGCCTGTCCGGTCTGCCATGGGCGCGGCACCCTCAAGACGCCGGAGTCGGTGTGCTACGAGATCTTCCGCGAGATCCTGCGCGAGGACCGCGCCTACAGCGCCGAGACCTACATGGTGCTGGCCGCTCAGGCGGTGGTCGACCGCCTGCTCGACGAGGAGTCATCCTCTGTCGCCGATCTGGAAGTCTTCATCGGCAAGACCATTCGTTTCCAGGTGGAAGCCCACTATTCCCAGGAACAGTACGATATCGTGCTGATGTAG
- a CDS encoding YhdP family protein, whose amino-acid sequence MSPFRLLLRWALTTLAVLLALLAMLLLTLRLAAGELDRFRPELESLLSGRFDAELSMGRLSAGFHGLDPTLSLEALTLTSRAEPARPLLELEQARLSLDSAGSLLGGVPRVEGATIGGVTVHLYQHPDRSWHWPQPAELPPEIVPDGQFSLERLDYWVGVLLRQRVEIEDVRVVLHGLDRRLAFEAPRLLMAGEAGRAHIEGQLHVADNPDAALTAVLEVLPGQGGLADFNAALQAHMELDDLVELAGVLSRDDPLSVEEASGEARLWGRWRHGALEDVRLDVEVPRLRLSHERQPLDLEAIRVTGQWLRGEEGWQAWLNTYGDAQAAVSGDGAEAGSSPLPRHWQVRGDAEGWWLTTDAFDLTALSAWRERVPLPEGLERVLTRLSPRGRVAGLKVGQRNDHWRAYAELKEVSVDPWRGAPGGGPLDAWVEAEGLSGTIRFVDSKGEGASLYFPTVFEAPMALSQASGEVSWAYRDEGVSVTGRDLAVTWRDAPVTGRFDLEAGRPTRGQLALDLAFADVDATGVDLLDWLPVKALPPALTDWLGRGVAGYVDEGRLSLELPLGDKLRAEDLGLSLVLDIRDGTLPFAPGWPALEGVRGQLRLENQRLSADVESASLIGLEAREATVSLIDERLEVASQASGDTAALFDLLAAIPGLDIDRESITSQGSLAGDVALTLPLESPQALALEVNARVDASRLGYSPLGLEVLAVNGELTYRHREGQGALSGELGGRAFDGPVRAHFDGEARTMTLRGRALPRGLLEWIDQPGLAPLVEGYFPYTLRMPIDGRPPTVMLDSRLEGLAVKLPAPFGKTASQVVPLSLTLDSARGRGQMTLRDRARLRWRDTPLGNQGQLWLERWPLEPDWPRGPGWSAQWQTSRLAIAPWSEALAGLSLRDLAGAQGSASSSGPSPFGSGSPLRALELSTACLSLNGRCLGTLQANARVQSGEQWRLTLDGSIAKGRADYRPRDPRPINIDLERLSLDGLWPAPEAPTQLFEEVAVAPEPAPLPVWLEALPDGRLRVAELNRLGTRLGPLTLGWQASPSQLVLSPVGLTLGQVSARGELTWEAAGAASSLTRSRLRLDGGDLGSALAALGQDVPIRNKETRVTSQLAWPGAPWQFALARSRGSLEVALREGRFLNLQSGSAKLVGLLNFDNLLRRLRLDFSDVTGQGTAFDRVNGRATLYGGILETHGPVQIEAPSTQFSLEGQVDLVRRELDQHLAITVPVSQALPVAALVTGGPVIGGAVFLAQRLFGRAIDRVTRIHYRVQGPWTDPRIALESAE is encoded by the coding sequence ATGAGCCCGTTTCGCCTCCTGCTGCGCTGGGCACTGACCACTCTCGCCGTCCTGCTGGCCTTGCTCGCCATGTTGCTGCTGACCCTGCGCCTGGCGGCCGGCGAGCTCGATCGCTTTCGCCCCGAGCTCGAGTCCCTGCTCTCCGGGCGCTTCGATGCCGAGCTGTCGATGGGACGACTCTCGGCCGGCTTTCACGGCCTCGACCCGACGCTCTCCCTAGAGGCGCTGACCCTGACCTCCCGCGCCGAGCCGGCGCGGCCCCTGCTCGAGCTCGAGCAGGCGCGCCTGAGCCTGGACAGTGCGGGCAGCCTGCTGGGGGGAGTGCCTCGGGTCGAGGGCGCCACCATCGGCGGCGTTACCGTCCACCTCTACCAGCATCCGGATCGCAGCTGGCACTGGCCGCAGCCCGCCGAGCTGCCGCCGGAGATCGTGCCCGATGGGCAGTTTAGCCTCGAGCGCCTCGATTACTGGGTGGGTGTGCTGCTGCGTCAGCGGGTGGAAATCGAGGACGTGCGGGTGGTGCTGCACGGCCTCGATCGTCGCCTGGCGTTCGAGGCGCCCCGCCTGCTGATGGCCGGCGAGGCCGGTCGTGCCCATATCGAGGGCCAGTTGCACGTGGCCGACAATCCCGATGCGGCCCTGACCGCGGTGCTGGAGGTATTGCCGGGCCAGGGCGGGCTCGCAGACTTCAATGCCGCCCTTCAGGCTCACATGGAACTCGATGACCTGGTGGAGCTGGCCGGCGTGCTCAGCCGCGATGATCCGCTCAGCGTCGAGGAGGCGAGCGGTGAGGCACGGCTTTGGGGGCGCTGGCGACACGGTGCTCTGGAGGATGTGCGCCTGGATGTGGAGGTCCCCAGGCTTCGCCTGAGTCATGAGCGCCAGCCGCTGGATCTCGAGGCTATCCGTGTCACCGGCCAGTGGCTGCGAGGCGAGGAGGGCTGGCAGGCCTGGCTGAACACCTATGGCGATGCCCAGGCGGCGGTGAGTGGCGATGGTGCCGAGGCCGGTAGCTCGCCGCTGCCCAGGCACTGGCAGGTCCGCGGCGACGCCGAAGGCTGGTGGCTGACCACCGATGCCTTCGATCTGACGGCCCTGTCGGCCTGGCGCGAACGTGTCCCCCTGCCGGAAGGCCTCGAGCGGGTGCTGACCCGACTGTCCCCGCGAGGACGGGTCGCCGGCCTCAAGGTGGGGCAGCGCAATGATCACTGGCGCGCCTATGCCGAGCTTAAGGAGGTCTCCGTCGATCCCTGGCGGGGGGCGCCAGGAGGCGGTCCTCTGGATGCCTGGGTCGAGGCCGAGGGTCTCTCCGGCACCATTCGCTTCGTCGACAGCAAGGGAGAAGGGGCCTCCCTCTATTTCCCGACGGTCTTCGAGGCGCCGATGGCGCTGTCACAGGCCTCCGGCGAGGTGAGTTGGGCCTATCGGGACGAAGGGGTCAGCGTCACTGGGCGTGACCTGGCGGTGACCTGGCGCGACGCGCCGGTGACAGGCCGCTTCGACCTCGAGGCAGGCCGGCCGACGCGGGGGCAGTTGGCGCTTGACCTGGCCTTTGCCGATGTCGACGCCACGGGCGTCGATCTCCTCGACTGGCTGCCGGTCAAGGCGCTGCCGCCGGCCCTCACCGACTGGCTGGGCCGCGGGGTGGCGGGATACGTCGATGAGGGCCGGCTGTCCCTCGAGCTGCCGCTTGGCGACAAGCTACGCGCCGAGGACCTGGGCCTGTCGCTCGTACTGGATATCCGCGATGGCACCCTGCCGTTCGCCCCCGGCTGGCCGGCCCTCGAGGGCGTCAGGGGGCAGCTGCGCCTCGAGAACCAGCGGCTGTCGGCCGATGTCGAGTCGGCCAGCCTGATTGGACTCGAGGCCCGTGAGGCGACGGTCAGCCTGATCGACGAGCGTCTCGAGGTGGCGAGTCAGGCCTCGGGCGACACCGCGGCACTCTTCGACCTGCTGGCAGCCATCCCCGGCCTGGACATCGACCGGGAAAGCATCACGAGCCAGGGCAGCCTTGCCGGCGACGTGGCGCTGACGCTGCCCCTCGAGTCGCCGCAGGCCCTGGCGCTCGAAGTCAACGCCCGCGTCGATGCCTCCCGGCTCGGCTACTCGCCCCTCGGGCTCGAGGTCTTGGCGGTGAACGGCGAACTGACCTATCGCCATCGCGAGGGCCAGGGAGCGCTCTCGGGCGAGCTCGGTGGCCGCGCCTTCGACGGACCCGTGCGGGCGCATTTCGATGGCGAGGCGCGCACCATGACCCTGCGCGGCCGCGCGCTGCCGCGTGGGCTCCTGGAGTGGATCGACCAGCCTGGCCTGGCGCCCCTGGTCGAGGGCTATTTCCCCTATACCTTGCGCATGCCGATCGATGGCCGACCGCCGACCGTGATGCTCGACAGTCGGCTCGAGGGGTTGGCCGTGAAACTGCCGGCGCCCTTCGGCAAGACGGCCAGCCAGGTGGTGCCGCTGAGCCTGACCCTCGACAGTGCCCGTGGACGAGGCCAGATGACCCTGCGGGATCGGGCGCGGCTGCGCTGGCGTGACACGCCGCTGGGCAATCAGGGGCAGCTGTGGCTGGAGCGCTGGCCGCTGGAACCCGACTGGCCCCGCGGCCCCGGCTGGTCGGCGCAGTGGCAGACCAGCCGGCTGGCCATCGCGCCCTGGAGTGAGGCGCTCGCCGGCCTGTCGCTGCGGGACCTGGCCGGTGCCCAGGGCAGCGCATCGAGTAGCGGGCCGAGCCCATTCGGTTCGGGCAGCCCGCTGCGCGCCCTCGAGCTGTCCACGGCCTGCCTGTCACTGAATGGGCGATGCCTCGGTACCCTGCAGGCGAATGCCAGGGTGCAGTCAGGCGAGCAATGGCGCCTGACGTTGGATGGCAGTATCGCCAAGGGGCGGGCCGACTACCGGCCCCGCGACCCACGGCCGATCAACATCGATCTCGAGCGGCTATCCCTGGATGGCCTCTGGCCGGCCCCCGAAGCCCCCACGCAGCTTTTCGAGGAGGTCGCCGTCGCTCCCGAGCCGGCGCCGCTGCCGGTGTGGCTTGAGGCGCTGCCGGACGGTCGCCTGCGGGTGGCCGAGCTTAACCGGCTGGGTACTCGCCTGGGGCCCCTGACTCTGGGCTGGCAGGCCTCGCCCTCCCAACTGGTGCTGTCGCCGGTCGGCCTGACTCTCGGTCAGGTATCGGCCCGCGGCGAGTTGACTTGGGAGGCCGCCGGCGCGGCCTCGAGCCTGACCCGCTCGCGTCTGCGCCTGGATGGCGGCGATCTGGGCTCGGCGCTCGCCGCCCTGGGCCAGGACGTGCCGATCCGCAACAAAGAGACTCGGGTCACCTCGCAATTGGCCTGGCCCGGGGCGCCCTGGCAGTTCGCGCTGGCGCGCTCCCGGGGCAGTCTAGAGGTGGCCCTACGCGAGGGGCGCTTCCTCAACCTGCAGTCCGGCTCCGCCAAGCTGGTGGGACTGCTCAACTTTGATAACCTGTTGCGCCGCCTGCGCCTGGATTTCTCCGATGTCACCGGTCAGGGCACGGCCTTCGATCGTGTCAACGGCCGGGCAACGCTGTATGGTGGGATTCTCGAGACTCACGGTCCCGTGCAGATCGAGGCGCCGTCGACGCAGTTCAGTCTCGAGGGTCAGGTCGACCTGGTGCGCCGTGAACTCGATCAGCATCTAGCGATCACAGTACCGGTCTCCCAGGCATTGCCGGTGGCGGCGCTGGTGACCGGTGGCCCGGTCATCGGCGGGGCGGTCTTCCTCGCCCAGCGCCTCTTCGGTCGTGCCATCGATCGCGTGACCCGAATTCACTACCGCGTGCAAGGTCCCTGGACCGATCCGCGGATTGCTCTGGAAAGTGCCGAATGA